The Stieleria maiorica genome includes the window GGTGGCGGCCCGGTGACGATCGCTTTTTGGGCAACCAGGGCGGCGACGTCAAAGTACTTTTCCATCAAGGAGGGGTCTAGCAACAATGCCTTGCTAACGGTGTCAAACCCGTTCATGGTTCCGTCGGGCGGTAGCAAATCGAGTGGACCTTCGCCCGGCAAGAACTCGACCGCCAACAGGTCGGCGACGATGTTCGCGTATTCTCTGCGGTTCAGTCGCCGCATCAGCTCGCGGCCGCCGGTGCTGCCCGACAACATCGCCGCATGTTTCAGCTCGCCGGCGATCCAGTCGGCGACCGCAGACGCCAGCGCCGCGGGCGGCTGTGGCTGGTCTTCCGGTGGCATCTCGCCTAAATTCAAGTTGTCCATCACCTCGATCCACTTCGACGCGGTTTGTGAATCGCTGAAATCGGCAGCCAGCGTGTCCAGCCGCAATTCGGCTTCCTGGGTGTCCGTTCCGTGGCAATCGACGCAGTACGTTTGGATCAGTTTCGTGACGGAACCTCGGTAGGCCGCCGCGTCGTGCGGTTCGGCGGACTGCGTGTTGCAACATGCGATCACGGAGATCACGCAGAACAGAACCAAGGATCGGAAAGAGGGAGACTTGATCATGTAAGATCGGGTGTTAGTCCCAAGAAACGGTGTAGGCGATAACGTTGGTTTTTGGCATCTGGTCATTGAGTGCGTTGATCTGATCTTCCGTGATACCGGTGCCGTTGCGCGGCAACCACAGCTCTTGCAACCACGTCGCCTTGGCCAGCTTAATCATGCCATCGTTGGTCAATGCGGCGGCGGGTCGGATGCCACGATTGGCCAGCCACAACTTGCGAACGCTTTTTGCCCTCGCCAGGTACTCAAACGCGGCGTCCCGCAATCCCGGCGTTCTCAACGACAGGTCACGCAGATCCGGTAGTTCGGTCAGCGGCCCCAATCCCGATCCGGTGATCTGATCCGAGCTGATCGTCAACCGTTCTAATCGATTGATTCGCCCGAGTTGCTTTAGCCCTCGATCGGTCAACGCATTTGATGCCAGTTGCAAGTCTCGGATCGAGAACGCGGCAGATAACGCGGCGACTCCGGCGTCGGATAACCCGGCCTGGTCGGCGGACGCCTCGCTGCCAAGTCGCAGCGATTCTAAACGTGGGATTGTCCCGAGTGCTGTCGCCGCGATGTCACCGGCGGTGCTTTCACTCAGGTTCACGTTGCGAAGCTGTTGAAGTTTTTCCAAGGCAGACATCTCCGCGTCCGGGATGCCCGTGCAACGCTGCAGGCTCAGCCTTTGCAGCCCCCGGAGTTCAGCGATCTGCAGCATGGCCTGTTTGCCGAGCAGTGTTTGTCCATCCAGTGTGAGTGCCTGGAGCCCCGGAAACAGCGACAGATTCGTCGCACCGGCGTCATTCATCGCACCGGGATGCCGATCCGGAGCGGTACTGGCCAAGCTGCTCAACGGGCAGTTTGCCAGCGACTTCAGGTAGGCCCCGGTGGCTTGATTCTCCCAGACCAACAAGGTTTCCAGGTCGCCGTTGCCGCTCAGGCAGCCGATCCCGACATCGGTCAAACGCGAGTCCGCTTCGGTTGCACCGTAGCATTCAAATTCCGTCAGCGATTTGAAACCGGAAAGCGACTTCAGGTGGTCGTCATCGAGTCGGCCATCGCGTGGAAAACGCAATGTGTTCAATTGCGTCAATCGTGTCAGCACGGACAAATCCAGTGTTTCGAGGCCCAATCCGCTGTTGAATTCCAACGTCCGCAGTGGATGCAAGCGGGCGATCGCGTCGAGCCCCTGTTGCGAGAGTCGGGCATCGCGGCCGCGCCAGCCGATTCTTAGCCGCTGCAGATCCGGCAGTTTGGCCAGTTGTTCAAAGACAGTTTCGTCGACGCTTGAGCCTTCCAACCGCACTTCGAGGTCGATCCCGTGGGACGAAAAGAGTTTTCCCCCGGCGGCTTCGATCGCCGCAATTGCCGCTTGTTCCGCTTCGTAGGCATCGCGGACCGTGGTCGATGTCGCCGGATCGGCTTCACGGACGATGCGGAATCCGACATAGCAGGCGGCGTCGTCGGCATCCCACGCGGTGCGTGCGGAGGATCGACAAATCAGATCGCCGTTGTACCAGCAACCTCCGCGAATGACATGGAAGTCGTTGTTTGTCGTTTGCGGTCGGTCGCGATTGACCGGATCCACTGCAACGCCGCAGGGCTGGTCATAACGTGGCCGGGTATAGTCTTTGTAAACCGTGTCCAGCCACAGGTCCTCGCACCATTCCCAGACGTTGCCGTGCATGTCGGCGATGCCCCACGGGTTGCGGGCATAGCTGCCGACCGGGGCGGTAAAGACATGGCCGTCGCTCGGGTCGTGTTCCCAATCGAGCAGCCACTGTCGCTCGGCGGCATGCTTGCGATGTCGTTCCAGTTCGACGTTGCCCAGATTTGCGTGCTCGTGCACCACGCCCTTGGCAACGTCGCCGAACGAAAACCAGGTCGTGGTTCCGGCACGGCAGACGAGTTCCCATTCCGCTTCGGTCGGCAACCGATATCGCACGCCGTCACGTTGGCTCAGCCATTGGCAATACGCCCTTGCGTCGGTCAAGCTGACGCCGACGATCGGGTGATCGTCACCTTGCGGGAAGCCTGGGTTTTTCCAGCTGAATTTCTGATCGCGCAGGAAATCGTGCGATTGATACAGCGGTTTATCGTCCGGCGTCGGTTCCCAGCCGACCATTTCGGTCATGCCGCGTTCGGCGGTCGTTTGATAGCCGGTGGCGTCGACGAAGCGGCGGAACTGGCCGACGGTGACTTCCGTTTCGGCAATGTAGAACGGGTTGGTCACCCATGTCACATGGGCCGGGCCTTCGGCGTTTCCGTAACTTTGCCCGGTCGTCGACAGTGGGAATGCTTGCTGTAACGCACGTTCCCCGCCGTCGGTTCCTTGAACGAAGCGGCCACCTTCGATGAATCGAAAGGCTGTGTCGTGGGGGGCGTTTGAATCTTGGGCGACCAGAAAGGCTGATCCACAGCAAACACCTACGGCGATCACCAACGCTGACGTAGCTACGCTCGCCAGAGCGTGGGGAATCTTGGGGATCCACCTTCTGGCGAAGGTAGCTACCTTCACGCCGCGACTCACGATGCTGCTTATCATTTTGCGATTCCCGGCTTGCGACTTGCAACGGCCTGATGGGCCACACGACGGAAGAACGCGGCGTCTTCTT containing:
- a CDS encoding SUMF1/EgtB/PvdO family nonheme iron enzyme; translated protein: MIAVGVCCGSAFLVAQDSNAPHDTAFRFIEGGRFVQGTDGGERALQQAFPLSTTGQSYGNAEGPAHVTWVTNPFYIAETEVTVGQFRRFVDATGYQTTAERGMTEMVGWEPTPDDKPLYQSHDFLRDQKFSWKNPGFPQGDDHPIVGVSLTDARAYCQWLSQRDGVRYRLPTEAEWELVCRAGTTTWFSFGDVAKGVVHEHANLGNVELERHRKHAAERQWLLDWEHDPSDGHVFTAPVGSYARNPWGIADMHGNVWEWCEDLWLDTVYKDYTRPRYDQPCGVAVDPVNRDRPQTTNNDFHVIRGGCWYNGDLICRSSARTAWDADDAACYVGFRIVREADPATSTTVRDAYEAEQAAIAAIEAAGGKLFSSHGIDLEVRLEGSSVDETVFEQLAKLPDLQRLRIGWRGRDARLSQQGLDAIARLHPLRTLEFNSGLGLETLDLSVLTRLTQLNTLRFPRDGRLDDDHLKSLSGFKSLTEFECYGATEADSRLTDVGIGCLSGNGDLETLLVWENQATGAYLKSLANCPLSSLASTAPDRHPGAMNDAGATNLSLFPGLQALTLDGQTLLGKQAMLQIAELRGLQRLSLQRCTGIPDAEMSALEKLQQLRNVNLSESTAGDIAATALGTIPRLESLRLGSEASADQAGLSDAGVAALSAAFSIRDLQLASNALTDRGLKQLGRINRLERLTISSDQITGSGLGPLTELPDLRDLSLRTPGLRDAAFEYLARAKSVRKLWLANRGIRPAAALTNDGMIKLAKATWLQELWLPRNGTGITEDQINALNDQMPKTNVIAYTVSWD